One window from the genome of Mycolicibacterium gadium encodes:
- the rpmD gene encoding 50S ribosomal protein L30, with the protein MAELKITQVRSTIGARWKQRESLRTLGLRKIRQSVVREDNDQTRGLIKTVHHLVEVEEV; encoded by the coding sequence ATGGCAGAGCTCAAGATCACCCAGGTGCGCAGCACCATCGGTGCGCGCTGGAAGCAACGCGAGAGCCTGCGGACCCTCGGACTGCGCAAGATCCGGCAGTCCGTGGTGCGTGAGGACAACGACCAGACCCGTGGACTCATCAAGACCGTCCACCACCTCGTTGAGGTAGAAGAGGTTTAG
- the secY gene encoding preprotein translocase subunit SecY, producing the protein MLSAFISSLRTVDLRRKILFTIGIVILYRVGASIPSPGVNYPNVQQCIAEVSGGDSGQVYSLINLFSGGALLQLSVFAVGIMPYITASIIVQLLTVVIPRFEQLRKEGQAGQTKMTQYTRYLSIALALLQSTSIVALAANGGLLQGCTLDIIQGQSDGLNIFTLVVMVLVMTAGAALVMWMGELVTERGIGNGMSLMIFASIASAIPGEGKSILDSRGGLVFTMVCLATLGIVVGVVFVEQGQRRIPVQYAKRMVGRRMYGGTSTYLPLKVNQAGVIPVIFASSLIYIPHLITQLITSGDPNAANSGFSRFIAEYLTNPADPAYIAVYFGLIIFFTYFYVSITFNPEERADEMKKFGGFIPGIRPGAPTADYLRYVLNRITLPGSIYLGVIAVLPNLFLQIGNTGSVQNLPFGGTAVLIMVGVGLDTVKQIESQLMQRNYEGFLK; encoded by the coding sequence GTGCTTTCGGCTTTCATCTCGTCACTGCGGACAGTGGACCTGCGGCGCAAAATCCTCTTCACCATCGGCATCGTCATCCTTTACCGCGTGGGCGCCTCGATTCCGTCGCCCGGCGTCAACTACCCGAACGTTCAGCAGTGCATCGCGGAGGTCAGCGGCGGCGATTCGGGCCAGGTCTACTCACTGATCAACCTGTTTTCCGGCGGCGCGCTCCTGCAGCTCTCGGTGTTCGCGGTCGGCATCATGCCCTACATCACCGCCAGCATCATCGTTCAGCTGCTGACCGTCGTCATCCCGCGTTTCGAGCAGCTGCGTAAAGAGGGCCAGGCCGGCCAGACGAAGATGACGCAGTACACGCGTTACCTGTCGATCGCCCTGGCCCTGCTGCAGTCGACCAGCATCGTGGCGCTGGCCGCCAACGGTGGCCTGCTGCAGGGCTGCACGCTCGACATCATCCAGGGTCAGAGCGACGGCCTGAACATCTTCACGCTCGTCGTGATGGTGCTGGTGATGACCGCGGGCGCCGCGCTGGTGATGTGGATGGGCGAGCTGGTCACCGAGCGCGGCATCGGCAACGGCATGTCGCTGATGATCTTCGCCAGCATCGCGTCGGCGATCCCGGGCGAGGGCAAGTCCATTCTGGACAGCCGTGGCGGCCTGGTGTTCACCATGGTCTGCCTGGCGACGCTGGGCATCGTCGTGGGCGTGGTGTTCGTCGAGCAGGGACAGCGACGCATCCCCGTCCAGTACGCCAAGCGCATGGTCGGCAGGCGGATGTACGGCGGCACGTCGACCTATCTGCCGCTGAAGGTGAACCAGGCGGGCGTCATCCCGGTCATATTCGCGTCGTCGCTCATCTATATCCCGCACCTCATCACGCAGCTGATCACCAGCGGGGACCCGAACGCGGCCAACAGCGGCTTTTCGAGGTTCATTGCCGAATACCTGACGAACCCGGCTGACCCGGCCTATATCGCGGTCTATTTCGGGCTCATCATCTTCTTCACGTACTTCTATGTGTCGATCACGTTCAACCCCGAGGAACGTGCCGACGAGATGAAGAAGTTCGGTGGGTTCATCCCGGGCATCCGTCCAGGTGCGCCCACCGCCGACTATCTGCGATATGTGCTCAATCGGATCACCCTGCCGGGCTCGATCTATCTGGGCGTCATCGCCGTGTTGCCGAACCTGTTCCTGCAGATCGGCAACACCGGCTCAGTGCAGAACCTGCCCTTCGGCGGTACTGCGGTTCTGATCATGGTCGGTGTCGGCTTGGATACGGTCAAACAGATCGAGAGCCAGCTGATGCAACGCAACTACGAAGGGTTCCTGAAGTGA
- a CDS encoding NAD(P)-dependent oxidoreductase has protein sequence MSRLRALVTAPLRGPGLDKLNRLVDVVYDPWIELRPLRIYSAEQLAERATAERADILVVEADSVSGPVLDLPLRAVASTRGDPNNVDVAAATAVKVPVLNTPGRNADAVAEMAIALLFAATRQVLTADADVRAGEVFRDGTIPYQRFRAWEVAGMTAGLVGLGAVARALRWRLQGLGLTVIAYDPYNDEATHSLDDLLAEADVVSLHAPVTDDTVGMIGADQFAKMRDGAVFLNTARAQLHNTDALVEALRGGKLAAAGLDHFVGEWLPVDHPLAAMSNVVLTPHIGGATWNTEARQAQIVADGLEMLLSGRTPAHIVNPEVLKW, from the coding sequence GTGAGCAGACTTCGCGCGCTCGTGACCGCACCACTGCGCGGTCCCGGCCTCGACAAGCTGAACCGACTGGTCGACGTCGTGTACGACCCGTGGATCGAGCTGCGCCCGCTGCGGATCTACTCGGCCGAACAGCTCGCCGAGCGTGCCACCGCCGAGCGCGCCGACATCCTTGTCGTGGAGGCTGATTCGGTGAGCGGGCCGGTACTCGATCTGCCGTTGCGGGCGGTCGCGTCCACGCGCGGGGACCCCAACAATGTCGACGTCGCCGCGGCGACGGCGGTCAAGGTGCCGGTGCTGAATACGCCCGGCCGCAATGCCGACGCCGTCGCGGAAATGGCGATCGCACTGCTCTTCGCGGCGACCCGTCAGGTGCTGACCGCCGATGCCGACGTCCGCGCCGGAGAGGTGTTTCGCGACGGCACCATCCCCTACCAACGGTTCCGGGCATGGGAGGTCGCGGGGATGACGGCCGGGCTGGTGGGTCTCGGCGCCGTGGCCCGAGCGCTGCGCTGGCGACTGCAGGGGCTCGGCCTGACGGTGATCGCCTACGACCCGTACAACGACGAGGCCACCCACAGCCTCGACGACCTGCTCGCCGAGGCCGACGTCGTCTCGCTGCACGCGCCCGTCACCGACGACACCGTGGGCATGATCGGCGCCGACCAATTCGCGAAGATGCGCGACGGCGCGGTGTTCCTCAATACTGCTCGCGCGCAACTGCACAACACCGATGCACTGGTCGAGGCGCTGCGCGGTGGCAAGCTCGCAGCGGCCGGGCTGGACCACTTCGTCGGCGAATGGCTGCCGGTCGATCATCCGCTCGCGGCGATGTCCAACGTCGTGCTCACACCCCATATCGGCGGCGCCACGTGGAACACTGAGGCGCGGCAGGCGCAGATCGTCGCCGACGGCCTCGAGATGCTGTTGTCCGGACGCACGCCCGCGCACATCGTCAACCCGGAGGTGCTGAAATGGTGA
- the rpsE gene encoding 30S ribosomal protein S5 gives MAEQAGAAPAQDNRGGGRGDRDGRGRRDDRGGGRGGRDGGEKSNYIERVVTINRVSKVVKGGRRFSFTALVIVGDGKGMVGVGYGKAKEVPAAIAKGVEEARKGFFRVPLIGGTITHPVQGEAAAGVVMLRPASPGTGVIAGGAARAVLECAGVHDILAKSLGSDNAINVVHATVAALKLLQRPEEVAARRGLTIEEVAPAGMLRARREAEALAASAAREGTA, from the coding sequence ATGGCCGAGCAGGCTGGCGCCGCTCCGGCGCAGGACAACCGCGGAGGCGGTCGTGGTGACCGCGACGGCCGTGGTCGTCGCGACGACCGCGGCGGCGGCCGTGGCGGTCGCGACGGCGGCGAGAAGAGCAACTACATCGAACGCGTCGTGACGATCAACCGCGTCTCCAAGGTGGTCAAGGGTGGCCGGCGGTTCAGCTTCACCGCGCTGGTCATCGTCGGCGACGGCAAGGGCATGGTCGGTGTCGGCTACGGCAAGGCCAAAGAGGTCCCGGCCGCCATCGCCAAGGGTGTCGAGGAAGCGCGTAAGGGCTTCTTCCGCGTGCCGCTGATCGGCGGCACGATCACGCACCCAGTGCAGGGCGAGGCGGCGGCGGGCGTCGTGATGCTGCGCCCGGCCAGCCCTGGTACCGGTGTGATCGCCGGTGGTGCGGCTCGCGCGGTGCTGGAGTGCGCCGGCGTGCACGACATCCTGGCCAAGTCGCTGGGCAGCGACAACGCGATCAACGTGGTACACGCCACCGTTGCCGCGCTCAAGCTGCTGCAGCGTCCGGAAGAGGTGGCGGCCCGGCGTGGCCTGACCATCGAGGAGGTGGCGCCGGCAGGCATGCTGCGGGCGCGGCGTGAAGCCGAGGCGCTGGCCGCATCGGCCGCGCGTGAGGGAACGGCGTAA
- a CDS encoding xylulokinase → MSAKAVTIGIDIGTTAVKAVAADEDGRVAARVRIPHRLLVPAPNQLEHDADEAWRRGPLAALAELRRPDASALAVTAMVPSLTAVDVDGRPLTPGLLYGDVRGRRDAGPDTTFLSGEAEAFLRWTVGEAPDAHGYWPAAAVANHMLAGEAIIDNSTASTAYPLFDGERWSESVCAECGTEPAAMPQVKTTGVAAGRLRGSDTVLAAGAVDAVCEQIVAGADEDGDVLVLCGTTLIVWVTTSEFREVPGLWTLPHTAAGKLQIGGPSNAGGLFLGWVDRLVTPNGDVDPGRVPVWSPYLRGERVPLHDPDRRGVLDGLDLTHDGAAVRRAAYEASGFVVRQIIEMSGARARRIVATGGGTRVAPWMQAIADATGLPVSVSGVAEGAALGAAFFARMAAGLETAVGDAARWASVCRIVEPDPAWADPVQDRYARFLELAGEPSA, encoded by the coding sequence GTGTCAGCCAAAGCGGTCACTATCGGCATCGACATCGGTACCACGGCCGTGAAGGCGGTGGCCGCGGACGAGGACGGTCGGGTGGCCGCGCGGGTCCGGATCCCCCATCGACTGCTGGTGCCCGCACCGAATCAGTTGGAACACGACGCCGACGAGGCGTGGCGGCGGGGACCGCTGGCGGCACTTGCCGAATTGCGACGGCCCGATGCCTCGGCGTTGGCGGTCACCGCGATGGTGCCGTCCCTGACGGCCGTCGACGTCGACGGGCGTCCGCTCACCCCGGGCCTGCTCTATGGTGATGTCCGCGGTCGACGAGACGCAGGCCCGGACACCACGTTCCTCTCCGGTGAAGCAGAAGCGTTCCTGCGCTGGACGGTGGGGGAGGCACCCGACGCCCACGGGTACTGGCCCGCGGCGGCGGTGGCCAATCACATGCTCGCGGGGGAGGCAATCATCGACAATTCCACCGCCAGCACCGCTTACCCGTTGTTCGACGGCGAGCGATGGAGCGAATCGGTCTGCGCCGAGTGCGGTACGGAGCCGGCGGCGATGCCGCAGGTAAAGACGACGGGCGTCGCCGCGGGTCGGCTGCGGGGCTCCGACACCGTGTTGGCCGCGGGCGCCGTCGATGCGGTGTGCGAGCAGATCGTCGCGGGCGCCGACGAGGACGGCGACGTACTGGTGTTGTGCGGAACAACTCTGATCGTGTGGGTGACAACGAGTGAGTTCCGTGAGGTGCCCGGCCTCTGGACACTGCCGCACACCGCGGCGGGCAAGCTCCAGATCGGCGGGCCGAGTAATGCGGGTGGTCTGTTCCTCGGCTGGGTGGACCGTCTCGTCACGCCGAATGGCGACGTCGACCCCGGGCGGGTGCCGGTGTGGTCGCCGTACCTGCGCGGTGAACGCGTCCCGCTGCACGATCCCGATCGCCGCGGCGTGCTCGACGGGCTGGACCTCACCCACGACGGCGCAGCGGTGCGACGGGCCGCCTATGAGGCGTCGGGATTCGTTGTGCGGCAGATCATCGAGATGAGCGGCGCCCGGGCGAGGCGCATTGTCGCGACGGGCGGCGGCACGCGCGTCGCGCCGTGGATGCAGGCCATCGCCGACGCCACCGGGCTGCCGGTGAGCGTGTCGGGCGTCGCCGAGGGCGCCGCGCTGGGTGCGGCGTTCTTCGCGCGGATGGCGGCCGGACTCGAAACCGCCGTCGGCGACGCCGCGCGGTGGGCCTCTGTCTGCCGCATCGTCGAACCCGACCCCGCGTGGGCCGACCCGGTACAAGACCGGTACGCCAGGTTCCTCGAACTGGCAGGTGAACCTAGCGCTTGA
- a CDS encoding class I SAM-dependent methyltransferase: protein MARTDNDTWDLASSVGATATMVAAARAIATKADDALINDPFAEPLVRAVGVDFFTKLASGELRAEDLDVDHASVGMARMTDNMAVRTKFFDEFFTGAASSGVGQAVILASGLDSRAYRLAWPAGTTVYEIDQPEVIEFKTRTLADFGAKPSADRRTVAVDLRFDWPSALIAAGFEPSRPTAWSAEGLLGYLPPEAQDQLLDTITELSAVGSRVAVESTPSIDTADHEKAIERMQEAAQQWRDHGFELDFADLIYLGDRNEASAYLADRGWQITSQSVKQLLSENGLPPIVEDDDDVARFGDLQYVTGILES from the coding sequence ATGGCTAGGACTGACAACGACACCTGGGATCTCGCGTCGAGCGTCGGCGCAACGGCGACGATGGTCGCCGCGGCGCGCGCGATCGCGACCAAGGCCGACGATGCGCTGATCAACGATCCGTTCGCCGAGCCTCTGGTCCGCGCGGTCGGGGTGGACTTCTTCACCAAACTCGCGAGTGGCGAGCTGCGCGCCGAGGATCTCGACGTCGACCACGCATCCGTGGGAATGGCGCGGATGACCGACAACATGGCGGTACGGACCAAGTTCTTCGACGAGTTCTTCACAGGGGCAGCCTCGTCCGGAGTCGGGCAGGCGGTCATCCTGGCGTCGGGCCTCGATTCCCGGGCTTACCGGCTGGCCTGGCCCGCGGGGACGACCGTCTACGAGATCGACCAGCCCGAGGTCATCGAGTTCAAGACCAGAACGCTCGCGGACTTCGGCGCCAAGCCGTCCGCCGACCGCCGGACCGTCGCGGTGGATCTTCGCTTCGACTGGCCCTCGGCGCTGATCGCCGCCGGGTTCGAGCCGAGCAGGCCCACCGCGTGGAGCGCAGAGGGCCTGTTGGGTTATCTGCCGCCGGAGGCGCAGGACCAGCTGCTCGACACCATCACCGAGCTCAGCGCCGTCGGCAGTCGCGTCGCGGTCGAGAGCACGCCGAGCATCGACACGGCAGACCACGAGAAGGCCATCGAGCGGATGCAGGAAGCCGCCCAGCAGTGGCGCGACCACGGCTTCGAACTCGACTTCGCCGACCTCATCTACCTCGGCGACCGCAACGAAGCGTCGGCATACCTGGCCGATCGCGGTTGGCAGATCACCTCCCAAAGCGTCAAGCAACTGCTGAGCGAGAACGGTCTGCCCCCCATCGTCGAGGACGACGACGATGTCGCCCGATTCGGTGACCTGCAGTACGTCACCGGCATACTCGAGTCATGA
- the rplR gene encoding 50S ribosomal protein L18 has product MASSKTEASSRKPVGQSVSEARRVSRLRRHARLRKKIEGTAEVPRLMVNRSSRHIHVQLINDLDGTTVAAASSIEADVRAVEGDKKAHSVRVGQLIAERAKAAGIEAVVFDRGGYTYGGRIAALADAAREGGLKF; this is encoded by the coding sequence ATGGCTTCTTCTAAGACTGAGGCGTCGTCGCGTAAGCCGGTGGGGCAGAGCGTGTCCGAGGCCCGGCGTGTCTCGCGGCTGCGTCGGCACGCCCGACTGCGCAAGAAGATCGAGGGCACGGCCGAGGTGCCGCGCCTGATGGTCAACCGCTCGTCGCGGCACATTCACGTGCAGCTGATCAACGACCTCGACGGCACCACAGTGGCCGCCGCGTCGTCGATCGAGGCGGACGTGCGTGCGGTCGAGGGTGACAAGAAGGCCCACAGCGTGCGGGTCGGTCAGCTGATCGCCGAGCGCGCGAAGGCTGCGGGTATCGAGGCGGTGGTGTTCGACCGAGGTGGTTACACCTACGGCGGGCGCATCGCGGCACTGGCTGACGCAGCGCGCGAAGGCGGGCTGAAGTTCTAA
- the rpsH gene encoding 30S ribosomal protein S8: MTMTDPIADFLTRLRNANSAYHDEVSLPHSKIKANIAEILKSEGYISDYHTEDARVGKSLVVQLKYGPSRERSIAGLRRVSKPGLRVYAKSTNLPRVLGGLGVAIISTSSGLRTDRQAAREGVGGEVLAYVW; encoded by the coding sequence ATGACCATGACGGATCCGATCGCAGACTTCTTGACACGTCTGCGCAACGCCAATTCGGCGTACCACGACGAGGTGTCGCTGCCACACTCGAAGATCAAGGCCAACATCGCCGAGATCCTCAAGAGCGAGGGCTACATCTCCGATTACCACACCGAGGATGCCCGGGTGGGCAAGTCGCTTGTGGTGCAACTGAAATACGGCCCGAGCCGTGAACGCAGCATCGCGGGACTGCGCCGGGTGAGCAAGCCCGGTCTGCGCGTCTACGCGAAGTCCACCAATCTGCCGCGCGTGCTCGGCGGTCTGGGCGTGGCGATCATCTCCACGTCGTCGGGTCTGCGAACCGACCGTCAGGCCGCCCGAGAGGGCGTCGGCGGCGAAGTCCTCGCGTACGTGTGGTAG
- a CDS encoding DUF732 domain-containing protein, whose product MTTVRRAIAVAMVSAGLAVFGSAASAHAQDADEQFEKAVSSLGITVGPETDIPAQGRQVCDTMTREMARNPNPPPLVRGILQSLVNSNLTKEQAVGFMRASVNIYCPQFSRYLGR is encoded by the coding sequence ATGACCACTGTCCGTCGTGCCATCGCTGTCGCGATGGTCAGCGCCGGCCTCGCGGTCTTCGGCAGCGCCGCGTCCGCGCACGCGCAGGACGCCGACGAGCAGTTCGAGAAGGCCGTGAGCTCCCTGGGTATCACCGTCGGCCCCGAAACAGATATCCCGGCGCAGGGCCGACAGGTCTGCGACACGATGACCCGGGAAATGGCGCGCAATCCCAACCCGCCTCCGTTGGTCCGAGGCATCCTCCAGTCCTTGGTCAACAGCAATCTCACCAAGGAACAGGCCGTGGGCTTCATGCGGGCCTCGGTGAACATCTACTGCCCGCAGTTCTCCCGGTACCTGGGCCGCTGA
- the rplE gene encoding 50S ribosomal protein L5, which translates to MTSTEEKTVPRLKQRYREEIKDALLKEFGYANVMQIPGVVKVVVNMGVGDAARDAKLINGAVNDLALITGQKPEIRKARKSIAQFKLREGMPIGARVTLRGDRMWEFLDRLTSIALPRIRDFRGLSPKQFDGTGNYTFGLNEQSMFHEINIDDIDRPRGMDITVVTSATNDDEGRALLRALGFPFKEN; encoded by the coding sequence ATGACCTCCACTGAAGAGAAGACCGTTCCCCGCCTCAAGCAGCGTTACCGCGAGGAGATCAAGGACGCGCTGCTCAAGGAATTCGGCTACGCCAACGTCATGCAGATCCCCGGCGTGGTCAAGGTCGTCGTGAACATGGGTGTCGGTGACGCCGCCCGCGACGCGAAGTTGATCAACGGTGCGGTCAACGACCTGGCGCTGATCACCGGCCAGAAGCCCGAGATTCGCAAGGCCCGCAAGTCCATCGCACAGTTCAAGCTGCGTGAAGGCATGCCGATCGGTGCGCGGGTGACGCTGCGCGGCGACCGGATGTGGGAGTTTCTCGACCGGTTGACCTCGATCGCGCTGCCGCGTATCCGCGACTTCCGCGGACTCAGCCCCAAGCAGTTCGACGGCACCGGCAACTACACCTTCGGGCTCAACGAGCAGTCGATGTTCCACGAGATCAACATCGACGACATCGATCGCCCCCGGGGTATGGACATCACCGTCGTCACGTCGGCGACGAACGACGACGAAGGCCGCGCGCTGCTGCGTGCACTTGGCTTCCCGTTCAAGGAGAACTGA
- the rplO gene encoding 50S ribosomal protein L15 yields the protein MTIKLHDLRPAPGSKTAKTRVGRGEGSKGKTAGRGTKGTKARKNVPAMFEGGQMPIHMRLPKLKGFRNRFRTEYEVVNVGDINKLFPKGGDVGVDELVASGAVRKNTLVKVLGDGKLTVKVNVTAHKFSGSAREKITSAGGSATEV from the coding sequence ATGACTATCAAACTGCACGATCTGCGCCCGGCGCCGGGGTCGAAGACCGCCAAGACCCGCGTGGGTCGCGGTGAGGGCTCCAAGGGCAAGACCGCCGGTCGTGGCACCAAGGGCACCAAGGCACGTAAGAACGTCCCGGCGATGTTCGAGGGTGGCCAGATGCCCATCCACATGCGGCTGCCGAAGCTCAAGGGCTTCCGCAACCGGTTCCGGACCGAATACGAGGTCGTCAACGTCGGCGACATCAACAAGCTGTTCCCCAAGGGCGGCGATGTGGGTGTCGACGAACTGGTGGCTTCCGGTGCGGTGCGCAAGAACACGTTGGTCAAGGTGCTCGGTGACGGCAAGCTGACCGTGAAGGTCAACGTCACCGCTCACAAGTTCAGCGGCAGCGCACGCGAGAAGATCACCTCTGCGGGTGGATCCGCGACCGAAGTCTGA
- the rplF gene encoding 50S ribosomal protein L6 codes for MSRIGKQPVPVPAGVDVTINGQNVSVKGPKGTLELAVAEPIRVARDDDGAIVVTRPNDERENRSLHGLSRTLIANLVTGVTEGYTTKMEIFGVGYRVVAKGSNLEFALGYSHPVLINAPEGVSFAVETPTKFSISGIDKQKVGQIAANIRRLRKSDPYKGKGIRYEGEQIRRKVGKTGK; via the coding sequence ATGTCACGAATTGGAAAGCAACCGGTTCCGGTTCCCGCCGGAGTCGATGTCACGATCAACGGCCAGAACGTGTCGGTCAAGGGTCCCAAGGGAACTCTTGAGCTGGCGGTGGCCGAACCGATCCGGGTCGCGCGCGACGACGATGGCGCCATCGTGGTGACCCGTCCGAACGACGAGCGCGAAAACCGCTCGCTGCACGGGTTGTCGCGCACGCTGATCGCCAACCTGGTCACGGGTGTGACCGAGGGCTACACCACCAAGATGGAGATCTTCGGCGTCGGCTACCGCGTGGTGGCCAAGGGCAGCAACCTCGAGTTCGCCCTGGGTTACAGCCATCCGGTGCTGATCAACGCCCCCGAAGGCGTGTCGTTCGCGGTGGAAACACCGACGAAGTTCTCGATCTCCGGCATCGACAAGCAGAAGGTCGGCCAGATCGCGGCGAACATCCGCCGCCTGCGCAAGAGCGATCCCTATAAGGGCAAGGGCATTCGCTACGAGGGTGAGCAGATCCGCCGCAAGGTCGGAAAGACAGGTAAGTAG
- a CDS encoding L-fuculose-phosphate aldolase produces MVRYVADPEDAVLNAAKDMLRRGLVEGTAGNISARREDGNIVITPSSVDYADMVLDDLVLVDPEGAVLTAKDGRSPSTEMALHLACYRAFDDIGSVIHSHPVWATMFAVARQSIPACVDEFAVYCGGEIRCAEYAASGSPDVGDNAVKALQDRAAALIANHGLVAVGQRPDKVLHVTALVERTAQIAWGARALGGPIPIPDEVNNNFAMVYGYLRSN; encoded by the coding sequence ATGGTGAGGTACGTCGCCGACCCCGAGGACGCGGTGCTCAACGCCGCCAAGGACATGCTGCGTCGAGGCCTCGTCGAGGGCACCGCGGGTAATATCTCGGCCAGGCGCGAGGACGGCAACATCGTCATCACGCCGTCGTCGGTGGACTACGCCGACATGGTGCTGGACGACCTCGTCCTCGTCGACCCCGAAGGCGCTGTGCTGACCGCCAAGGACGGTCGCAGCCCGTCGACGGAGATGGCGCTGCACCTGGCGTGCTATCGCGCATTCGACGACATCGGCAGCGTGATCCACAGTCATCCGGTGTGGGCCACGATGTTCGCGGTCGCCCGTCAGTCGATTCCGGCCTGCGTCGACGAGTTCGCCGTGTACTGCGGCGGCGAAATCCGGTGTGCGGAGTACGCGGCGTCGGGAAGTCCCGACGTCGGCGACAACGCAGTGAAAGCGTTGCAGGACAGGGCGGCAGCGCTGATCGCAAACCACGGGCTGGTGGCGGTCGGCCAGCGCCCCGACAAGGTGCTGCATGTCACCGCACTGGTGGAGCGCACCGCGCAGATCGCCTGGGGCGCAAGGGCTCTTGGCGGGCCGATACCCATTCCCGACGAGGTGAACAACAACTTCGCCATGGTTTACGGCTACCTACGCTCCAACTGA
- a CDS encoding adenylate kinase gives MRVVLLGPPGAGKGTQAQKLSEKLGIPQISTGDLFRKNINEGTELGVEAKRYLDAGDLVPSTLTNALVEDRIEQEDAAAGFILDGYPRSVEQAKALDEMLKNHNTKLDAVLEFAVSEDELFTRLKARGRADDTEDVIRNRMQVYRDETEPLLEYYSHNNLQTVDAVGPLDEVFARALRALGK, from the coding sequence GTGAGAGTCGTTCTACTCGGACCGCCCGGCGCGGGTAAAGGCACCCAGGCACAGAAGCTCTCTGAGAAGCTCGGAATCCCGCAGATCTCAACCGGCGACCTGTTCCGCAAGAACATCAACGAAGGCACCGAACTGGGGGTCGAGGCCAAGCGTTACCTCGACGCCGGCGACCTGGTGCCGAGCACCCTCACCAATGCACTGGTCGAGGACCGGATCGAGCAGGAGGACGCGGCCGCCGGGTTCATCCTCGACGGTTACCCGCGCTCGGTCGAGCAGGCCAAGGCCCTCGACGAGATGCTGAAGAACCACAACACCAAGCTCGACGCCGTGCTGGAGTTCGCCGTCTCAGAGGACGAGCTCTTCACGAGGCTCAAGGCCCGTGGCCGCGCCGACGACACCGAAGACGTCATCCGCAACCGGATGCAGGTCTACCGGGACGAGACCGAGCCGCTGCTGGAGTATTACTCCCACAACAACCTCCAGACCGTCGATGCCGTGGGCCCGCTGGACGAGGTGTTCGCCCGGGCGCTACGAGCGCTCGGCAAGTAG
- the map gene encoding type I methionyl aminopeptidase: protein MGLPGLRSRRVVPQRTPAELDAMAAAGALVASALAAVREAAVPGVSTLALDEIAEAVIRDGGGTPSFLGYHGFPASICSSVNDRVVHGIPSADDILASGDLVSIDCGAILDGWHGDSAVTFGIGPLIPVDEALSAATREAMEAGIAAMVPGNRLTDVSHAIEVESHAAEKRYGRKFGIVAGYGGHGIGRQMHMDPFLPNEGAPGRGPHLAAGSVLAIEPMLTLGTTKTVVLKDQWTVVTADGSRAAHWEHTVAVTDDGPRLLTSL from the coding sequence ATGGGTCTGCCAGGGCTGCGCAGCCGCCGGGTCGTGCCGCAGCGCACCCCCGCCGAACTCGACGCGATGGCCGCTGCGGGGGCACTGGTTGCGTCCGCGTTGGCCGCGGTCCGCGAAGCCGCGGTCCCCGGTGTGTCCACGCTCGCGCTCGACGAGATCGCCGAAGCGGTGATCCGCGACGGTGGCGGGACCCCGTCGTTTCTCGGCTACCACGGCTTTCCGGCCAGCATCTGCTCGTCGGTCAATGATCGTGTGGTGCATGGCATTCCGTCCGCGGACGACATCCTCGCGTCGGGCGATTTGGTGTCCATCGATTGCGGGGCGATCCTGGATGGCTGGCACGGCGACTCCGCGGTCACCTTCGGTATCGGTCCGTTGATTCCCGTCGACGAAGCGCTGTCCGCAGCCACCCGCGAGGCCATGGAGGCGGGCATCGCCGCGATGGTGCCCGGCAACCGGCTCACCGACGTCTCACACGCGATCGAGGTCGAGTCGCATGCCGCCGAGAAGCGGTACGGGCGCAAGTTCGGGATCGTCGCCGGCTACGGCGGGCACGGCATCGGCAGGCAGATGCACATGGACCCGTTCCTGCCCAACGAAGGGGCACCCGGACGGGGCCCGCATCTGGCGGCCGGCTCGGTGCTGGCCATCGAACCGATGCTCACTCTCGGCACCACGAAGACCGTTGTGCTCAAAGACCAGTGGACCGTCGTCACGGCCGACGGATCCCGCGCCGCGCACTGGGAACACACCGTGGCCGTCACCGACGACGGGCCGCGGCTCCTCACGTCGCTCTAG
- a CDS encoding type Z 30S ribosomal protein S14: MAKKALVNKANKKPKFKVRAYTRCNRCGRPHAVYRKFGLCRICLREMAHAGELPGVQKSSW; the protein is encoded by the coding sequence ATGGCAAAGAAGGCTCTGGTCAACAAGGCCAACAAGAAGCCCAAGTTCAAGGTCCGCGCCTACACCAGGTGCAACAGGTGCGGTCGCCCGCACGCGGTCTACCGCAAGTTCGGGCTCTGCCGGATCTGCCTGCGCGAGATGGCGCATGCCGGCGAACTGCCCGGCGTGCAGAAGTCCAGCTGGTAA